The Mycobacterium seoulense genomic interval ATGCCGCCGGAGGCGCGGGCCACGAACACCGGCAACGAAACGTTCACCCCGTGCGACACCGCCGCGGCGCGGCGTTTGGTCAGTTCCAGCGAAGCGGGACCGGGGATTTCGGTGACCAGTCGGCGAGTCTGCTCGAGGCCGGCCACGATTCTCTCCTCACCGCGCCGCGGCTGTCACGTCGCCACCCAAGCCTATCCGCCCCGGCGTCCGCGGGCCTCCCGCGCACCGCGGGGCTCGGGAGCGACCTGCAGCAATGGCACACTGGCCGGTACGAGGTGCGCGGCCCGCGGGTCGTCCCGGCGCTAACGCCCTTCGACGCCACTACGAAAGACAGGCCCGTTCATGGAGAGTTTGATCCTGTTCCTGCCCTTCCTGCTCATCATGGGCGGGTTCATGTACTTCGCGTCGCGGCGCCAGAAGCGCGCGATGCAGGCCACCATCGACCTGCACGAGTCGCTGCGGGCCGGCGACCGCGTGCACACCACCTCCGGCCTTCAGGCCACGGTCGTCGCGATCACGGACGACACCGTCGACCTCGAGATCGCGCCGGGCGTGGTGACCACCTGGATGAAGCTGGCCATCCGCGACCGGGTCCTGCCCGAGGACGACGAAGACCTGGCCGACGGCGACGACTCGGACGACGTGGCCGAATTCGACGAGGGCCGGCTGCCCAAGGATTCCTGACGGGAAATCCCAGCCCGGACGCCACGGCGGCGGACCGCTTGCGCAACGGGCGCGCGCACGACACTAGGCTCTGTCCGGGGTAAGAACCGATATTCGAGGAGATTGAAGGAACGTGGCATCGTCTTCGGCGCCGGTGCACCCTGCCCGCTATCTGTCGGTCTTCTTGCTGCTGCTCGTCGGCGTCTACCTGCTGGTGTTCCTGACCGGGGACAAGCACGCCGCCCCCAAGCTCGGCATCGACCTGCAGGGCGGCACCCGCGTCACGCTGACGGCGCGCACCCCGGACGGGTCGCGCCCCAGCCGCGACGCGCTGGCCCAGGCGCAGCAGATCATCAGCGCGCGGGTCAACGGGCTGGGCGTCTCCGGTTCCGAGGTCGTGGTCGACGGCGACAACCTGGTCATCACCGTCCCCGGCAACGACGGCAACGAGGCCCGCAACCTGGGCCAGACCGCCCGGCTGTACATCCGCCCGGTGCTCAACTCGATGCCGGCGCAGGCGGTCCAGCCCAAGCCCGCCCCGCCGGCTCAGGCGCCGCCCCCGGGCCCGGCGCCCTCCGGTCAGCCGGCGCCCGGTCAGGCGCCGCCCCCGGGCCAGGCGCCCCCGCCGGCCGGCCAGCCCGCGCCGGCCCAGCCCGCGCCGCCGGGCGGTCGACCGCCGGCCCAGCCGCGGCCGTATCCGCAGGACCCGCCGCCGCCACCGCCGAGCCCCGCGCCGCCCCCGGCGCCCGCGGGCAACGCGCCGCCGGCCGACGTGCCCCCGGCCGAGCAGCCGGCACCGGCCGACCCGCGCAAGGAACTCGCCGAGCGCATCGCCGACGAGAAGAAGTGGCGGCAGAGCACCCGTCAGGGCGTGCAGTTCCTGGCGTTGCAGTTCCAGGCCACCCGCTGCGACAAAGAAGACATCCTGGCCGGCAACGACGACCCGAAGCTGCCGCTGGTGACGTGTTCGACCGACCACAAGGTGGCCTACCTGCTGGCGCCCTCGATCATCAGCGGCGACCAGATCCAGGACGCCACCTCGGGCATGAACCAGCGCGGCATCGGTTACGTCGTCGACGTGCAGTTCAAGCCGGCGGCGGCGAACACCTGGGCGGACTTCACCGCCGCCCACATCGGCACCCAGACCGCCTTCACGCTGGACTCCCAGGTGGTCAGCGCCCCGATGATCCAGGAGGCCATCCCCGGCGGCCGGACCCAGATCACCGGCGGTGACCCGCCGTTCACCGCCGCGACCGCCAAGCAGCTGGCCAACGTCCTGAAATACGGCTCGTTGCCGCTGTCATTCGAATCCTCGGAGGCCCAAACCGTCTCGGCCACACTGGGATTGACCTCGCTGCGGGCGGGGCTGATCGCCGGTGCGATCGGTTTGGTGTTGGTGTTGCTGTACTCGCTGCTGTATTACCGGGTGTTGGGCCTGCTCACCGCGCTGTCGCTAACGGCTTCCGGCGCAATGATCTTCGCGATATTGGTGATCCTGGGCCGGCAGATCAACTACACCCTGGACCTCGCGGGCATCGCGGGTCTGATCATCGGCATCGGCACCACCGCGGACTCGTTCGTGGTGTTCTTCGAGCGCATCAAAGACGAGATCCGAGAAGGCCGATCGTTTCGATCGGCGGTGCCCCGCGGCTGGGTGCGGGCCCGCAAGACGATCGTGTCGGGCAATGCCGTCACCTTCCTGGCCGCCGCGGTGCTGTACGCGCTGGCGATCGGCCAGGTGCGGGGATTCGCCTTCACGCTGGGCCTCACCACGATCCTCGACGTCGTGGTGGTGTTCCTGGTGACCTGGCCGCTGGTCTACCTGGCGTCCAAGTCGCCGACGTTGGCCAAACCCGCCTACAACGGCCTGGGCGCGGTACAGCAGGTCGCCCGCGAGCGCCGGGCGTCCGCGCAAGTCAAGACGGGACGGGGATAGCGCGATGGCCTCCAAAGGCAAGGCCCAAACCGACGCGGCCGAGATCACCGAAGCCGGCGCGGTGGAGCCGGCTGCTGAGACCGGCGCCGCGCAGCCGCACCACAGCTTCCTCGCGCGCCTCTACACCGGCACCGGCGCGTTCGAGGTGATCGGCCGGCGTCGCCTCTGGTACGGGATCAGCGGGGCGATCGTCGCGGTCGCCCTGGTCAGCATCGTCTTGCGGGGCTTCACCTTCGGGATCGATTTCAACGGCGGCACCACGGTGTCGATGCCCACCGCCGGCTCGTCGGGCACCGTCACGACGGCCACCGTGTCCGACGTCTTCCGGAAGGCGATCGGCCGCGACCCGGAGTCGGTGGTGATCGTCGGCAACGGCGCCTCGGCCACGGTGCAGATCCGCTCGGAAACGCTGTCCAACGACCAGACATCCAAGCTGCGCAACGCCCTGTTCGATGCCTTCCAGCCCAAGGGCGCGGACGGCAAGCCCAGCAAGCAGGCGATCAGCGACGCGGCGGTGTCGGAGACCTGGGGTGACCAGATCACCGACAAGGCGCTGATCGCGCTGGTGGTGTTCTTGGCGTTGGTCAGCCTGTACATCACCGTGCGGTACGAGCGGTACATGGCCGTCTCCGCGCTGACGACCATGGTGTTCGACCTGACGGTGACCGCGGGGGTGTACTCGCTGGTCGGTTTCGAGGTCACCCCGGCCACCGTCATCGGCCTGCTGACGATCCTCGGTTTCTCCCTGTACGACACCGTCATCGTGTTCGACAAGGTCGAGGAGAACACCCACGGCTTCCAGCACACCACCCGGCGCACCTTCGCCGAACAGGCCAACCTGGCGATCAACCAGACGTTCATGCGCTCCATCAACACCAGCCTGATCGGGGTGTTGCCGGTGCTGGCGCTGATGGTCGTGGCGGTGTGGCTGCTGGGGGTCGGCACGTTGAAGGACCTGGCGCTGGTGCAGCTGGTCGGCATCTTGGTGGGCACCTACTCGTCGATCTTCTTCGCCACGCCGCTGCTGGTCACACTGCGCGAGCGCACCGAGCTGGTGCGCACGCACACCCGCCGCGTCACCCGCCGGCGCAAGGGTGGGGCCGAGCCGGCCGAGGAGGCCAAGCCCACCGAGGACGGACCGGCGTCGCCGGAGACCGCCGCGTCGGCGTCGGCGACCCCCGACAAGCCCGCACCCAACAAGCCGGCGCCGGGTGCCCGCCCGGTGCGGCCGACCGGGTCCCGGCGTCCGAGCGGCAAGCGAAACGCCGGCCGGCGGTAGTCGCCATGGCCGCCAGGTACCGCCTCGCTGGGGGCGCTATCGGTTTGGCCGCAATGCTCGTGGCGGCCGTCACGCTGACCGCATGCTCCGGCAGCGCCGCCTCCCAGGTCGACTACGTGGTGGACGGCCCGCTGGTCACCTACAACACCAACACCGTCGTCGGCGCGGCGTCGGCCGGGGCGCAGGCGTTCGCCCGCACGCTCGCCGGCTTCAGCTATCACGGCCCGGACGGGCAGAGCGTCGCCGACCGGGACTTCGGCACCGTCGCGGTGGTGAGCGGTTCACCGCTGGTGCTCGACTACCAGATCGCCGACAACGCCGTCTACTCCGACGGCAAGCCGGTGACCTGCGACGACCTGGTGCTGACCTGGGCGGCCCAGTCCGGCCGGTATCCCGACTTCAACGCCGCCACCCAGGCCGGTTACCTCGACATCGCCAACGTCGAATGCCTGCCGGGGCAGAAGAAGGCCCGGGTGTCGTTCATCCCGGATCGCGGCGTCGTCGACTACAACCAGCTGTTCACCGCCACGTCGCTGATGCCGTCGCACGTCATCGCCGACCAGCTCCACGTCGACGTGACCGCCGCCCTGCTCAGCAGCAACACCCAACTCGTGCAGCAGATCGCCCGGCTGTGGAACACCATCTGGGACCTCAAGCCCGGGCTGGACCTGAAGAACTTCCCGTCGTCGGGGCCGTACAAGATCGAACGCATCCTGGACGGCGGCGCGGTGGTGCTCGTCGCCAATGACCGATGGTGGGGCCCCAGGGCCGTCACCAAGCGGATCACCGTCTGGCCGCAGGGTCCCGACATCCAGGACCGGGTCAACAACCGCAGCGTCGACGTGGTCGACGTCGCGGCGGGCTCGTCGGGAACGCTGACGACACCGGACAACTACGTCCGAGCCGACTCGCCGTCGGCCGGCATCGAGCAGCTGATCTTCGCGCCGCAGGGGCCGCTCTCGCAGCCCAAGGCCCGGCGCGCGCTGGCGCTGTGCACCCCGCGCGACACGCTCGCGCGCGACGCCGGGGTGCCGATCGCCAATTCCCGCCTGAACCCGGCCGCCGACGACCCCGCGACCGCCGGAGACGGTGCCGCCGAGGCCGCCCAGTTCGCCAGGGCGGACCCGGGCGCCGCCCGCGACGCGCTCGGCGGTGCGCCGATGACGGTGCGCATCGGCTACCACGGGCCCAACGCGCGGCTGGCGGTCAACGTCGGGGTCATCGCCAAATCCTGTGCCGCGGCCGGTATCACCGTCGCCAACGTCGCCCTGGACACCTCGGGGCCCCAGGCGCTCAGGGACGGGAAGATCGACGTGCTCCTGGCCAGCACCGGCGGGGCCGCCGGCAGCGGGTCGACGGGCTCGTCGGCGATGGATGCCTACGATCTGCACAGCGGCAACGGCAACAACCTGTCCGGCTACACGAACCCGCAGGTCGACGGCGCGATCGGGGCGCTGGCGGTTTCGGCCGACCCCGCCGAGCGCGTCCGGCTGCTGGGCGACGCGGCGCCGATACTGTGGGGCGACATGCCCACGTTGCCCCTCTACCGCCAGCAACGCACCCTGTTGATGTCGAAGAAGATGTACGCCGTGAGCAAGAACCCCACTCGCTGGGGCGCAGGCTGGAACATGGACCGATGGGCGCTGGTTCAGTGACCGGTGTGGGCGGGAGCGCGTCGGTCGCCAATGTCATCGCCTCGCTGCTGCGTGAGGTGTCCGACTTTCCCAAGCCCGGGGTCCAGTTCAAGGACCTCACGCCCGTGTTCGCCGACCCGCGAGGGTTGATGGCAGTCACCGACGCCCTGGCCGAGATCGCCTCGGGCGCCGACCTGGTGGCCGGGATCGACTCCCGTGGCTTCCTGGCCGCGGCGGCCGTCGCCGACCGGCTGCGCACCGGGGTGCTGGCCATTCGCAAGGGCGGCAAGCTGCCGCCGCCGGTGCACGCCGAGCACTACGACCTGGAGTACGGCAGTGCCACGCTGGAAATCCCCGCCGACGGCATCGACCTGCGTGGACGACACGTGGTGATCATCGACGACGTGCTGGCCACCGGGGGCACCCTCGCCGCGGCGGCCCGGCTGCTGGAACGCAGCGGCGCCCGGGTGATCGCGGCTGCGGTGATCCTCGAGCTGACCGCGCTCGGGGGCCGTCAAGCGGTCGCGGACTTGCCGGTGCACAGCCTCAGTCGCGTCTAGCGGCGCCCACCGCGCGATATCCTCGAGGTCGGAGGTGACCAACGTGGCGGACGAGAAGAGCGCGGCGCAGGCGCTTGACGCGCCCACCGACGCCGGCGACGCCCTGCTGGTCGGGGAGCCGGTCACGGCGCAGGCCGAGCCGCCGGAGCCGCCGACGGAGGCGCTGAAGGTCCCCAGCAGCGCGTCTCGCCGGGTCCGGGCCCGGCTGGCCCGGCGGATGACCGCCCAGCGCACCACGCTCAACCCGGTGCTGGAACCGCTCGTGGCGGTGCACCGGGAGTTCTACCCGAAGGCGAACCTGTCGTTGCTACAGCGCGCCTACGAGGTTGCCGACCAGCGGCACGCCACGCAGTTGCGCCATTCCGGCGATCCCTACATCACCCACCCCCTGGCGGTCGCGAACATCCTGGCCGAATTGGGCATGGACACCACCACTTTGGTGGCCGCGCTGTTGCACGACACCATCGAGGACACCGGTTACACGCTCGAGGCGTTGAGCGAGGAGTTCGGTGAGGAGGTGGGCCACCTCGTCGACGGCGTGACCAAGCTGGACCGGGTGGTGCTGGGCACCGCCGCCGAGGGCGAGACGATCCGCAAGATGATCACCGCGATGGCCCGCGACCCCCGGGTGTTGGTGATCAAGGTCGCCGACCGGCTGCACAACATGCGCACCATGCGCTTCCTGCCGCCGGAAAAGCAGGCCCGCAAGGCCCGCGAGACGCTGGAAGTCATTGCGCCCCTGGCGCATCGGCTGGGCATGGCCAGCGTCAAGTGGGAGCTGGAAGACCTGTCCTTCGCGATCCTGCACCCCAAGAAGTACGAGGAGATCGTCCGGCTTGTCGCCGGCCGCGCGCCGTCGAGGGACACCTACCTGGCCAAGGTCCGCGCCGAGATCATCAACACGCTGAACGCGTCGAAGATCAAGGCGACGGTGGAGGGCCGCCCCAAGCACTACTGGTCGATCTATCAGAAGATGATCGTCAAGGGCCGCGACTTCGACGACATCCACGACCTGGTCGGCATCCGCATCCTGTGCGACGAGATCCGGGACTGCTATGCGGCTGTCGGCGTGGTGCATTCGCTGTGGCAGCCGATGGCGGGGCGGTTCAAGGACTACATCGCCCAGCCCAGATACGGTGTCTACCAGTCGCTGCACACCACCGTCGTCGGGCCGGAGGGCAAGCCGCTGGAAATCCAGATCCGCACCCGCGACATGCACCGGACCGCCGAATACGGCATCGCCGCACACTGGCGCTACAAGGAAGCCAAGGGCCGCAACGGCGTTCCGCATCCGCACGCCGCCGCCGAGATCGACGACATGGCCTGGATGCGTCAGCTGCTCGACTGGCAGCGGGAGGCCGCCGACCCCGGCGAGTTCCTGGAGTCGTTGCGTTACGACCTTGCGGTGCAAGAGATCTTCGTGTTCACCCCCAAGGGCGATGTCATCACCCTGCCGACCGGGTCGACGCCGGTGGACTTCGCCTACGCGGTGCACACCGAGGTCGGCCACCGGTGCATCGGCGCCAGGGTCAACGGGCGGCTGGTGGCGCTGGAGCGCAAGCTGGAAAACGGCGAAGTCGTCGAGGTTTTCACGTCGAAGGCGCCCAACGCCGGCCCGTCACGCGACTGGCAGCAGTTCGTGGTGTCGCCGCGCGCCAAGGCGAAGATCCGGCAGTGGTTCGCCAAGGAGCGCCGCGAGGAGGCGCTGGAGACCGGCAAGGAGGCGATGGCCCGCGAGGTGCGCCGCGGCGGGCTTCCCTTGCAGCGCTTGGTCAACGGCGAGTCCATGGCCGCGGTGGCCCGCGAACTGCACTACGCGGACGTGTCCGCGCTCTACACCGCGATCGGTGAGGGCCACGTCTCGGCGCGCCACGTCGTGCAGCGGCTGCTGGCCGAGCTCGGCGGAATCGACCAGGCCGAAGAGGATCTCGCCGAGCGGTCCACGCCGACGACCATGCTGCGGCGCCCGCGCAGCAGCGACGACGTCGGGGTCTCGGTCCCCGGGGCCCCGGGCGTGCTCTCCAAGCTGGCCAAGTGCTGCACGCCGGTGCCCGGCGACGCGATCATGGGGTTCGTCACCCGCGGCGGGGGCGTGAGCGTGCACCGCACCGACTGCACCAACGCCGCGTCGCTGCAGCAGCAGTCCGAGCGCATCATCGAGGTGCACTGGGCGCCGTCGCCGTCGTCGGTGTTCCTGGTGGCCATCCAGGTCGAGGCGCTCGACCGCCACCGGCTGCTCTCCGACGTCACGCGGGTGCTCGCCGACGAGAAGGTCAACATCCTGTCGGCGTCGGTCACCACGTCCAATGACCGGGTGGCGATCAGCCGGTTCACCTTCGAGATGGGCGACCCCAAGCACCTCGGGCATCTGCTCAACGTGGTGCGCAACGTCGAAGGCGTTTTCGACGTCTACCGCGTGACGTCGGCCGCATGACGACCCTGACGGGCACGGTCTAGCCGACGCGGACCGAGGTGACGGTGACCGGGTTGGTGGGCGCGCCGCTCTGACGATTGCCGGCGATGCCCGCCTGGGCGATCTTGTCGAGAACCGCCAGGCCCGCCTCGTTGATGGTGCCGAACACCGTGCTCTGGGGCGCCAATTCCGAATCCCGGAAAATCAGGGAGAACTGGCTGCCGTTGGTGTTGGGTCCGTCGGTGGCCATGATCACGGTGCCGCGGGGGTACATCACGGTCGCCCGGAGGGCGGGGTCGCCGGCCGGGTACTGGTTGGTGGGGTATTCGTCGGCGAACTGATAGCCGGGGCCACCGGAGCCGTCGGATTCCGGACCGCCGCACAGCAGCGACCCCCCATCGGTGGAGTCGATCAGCCGCGCGCACTGGGTGTTGTCGAAGAACTGCTGCTTCGCCAGGCTGACGAAGCTGTTGACCGTGCACGGCGATTCGGAGTTGGTGAGCTGAACACCGATGTCACCGAAGTTGGTGGAGATGGTGGCCGGGATCTGCGGGGGATCGGTCGACACCCGGCCCGACCGGGGCGGGCTGACCGGCTTGACGACGGTGTCGGGCGCGCTCGGATATTCGCAGTCGGCGCCCAGATCGGCCGGCGGCGCGAACGCCGGCAGCGGCGGGACCGTCGCCATCGCCTGGGCCGTCGGCCCCGGATTCGACCCCAGCCTGCCGGGCACCCGGGCGCGCGTCGGGGTGCTCGACGCCGCGCTGTTGGTGGTGCCGTCGTTCTGGGTGACCAGCGCGATGACCAACGCCACCACCGCGGCCAGCGCCAGGGCCGACGCGCCGACGATGCCCAGCAGCAGGCGCCGGGAGTGCGTGGGCGGGTGATACGGCGGCCGCGGATCGGGACTGGCGTTCGTCGAGGGGAAGTCCTGCGTGGGTGGCGGGGCGGTCGGTGGCGGCGGTGGGGGGCCCGGCGCCGCGGCTGCCGCCGGGACGGCCACCGCCGCCCGGGCGGCCTCGGCGAGCTCCATCGCCGACTGGTAGCGGTGGTCGGGGTCCTTGGCCATGCCACGGGCGACCACCGCATCGAGGGCCGGGGGCACCCCCGCTGACGTCGTCGACGGTCGCGGCGGCGGGGTGTTGAGGTGCGCGTTGAGTTGTTCCTCGAGGCTGTCGCCGGCATAGGGCCGCTTGCCGGTGAGGCACTCGTGCAGCACGCAGGCCAACGAATACACGTCGGCGCGGTGATCCGTTGCGCCCCTGAACCGCTCGGGCGCCATGTAGGCGACGGTGCCCATCGTGTGCCCGGTCTGGGTGAGCGAGGTGTCGGCCATGGTGCGGGCGATGCCGAAGTCGATCAGGTAGACGAAGTCGCGCGCGTCGGTGACCAAGATGTTCTTCGGCTTGATGTCGCGGTGGATCAGGCCCACCTGGTGCGCGCTGTCCAACGCCGCGGCAACCTGTTCGATCACCGCGACCGCACGCTCGGGGGACAGCCGCCCGCCGTTCTCCTCGATGTACTGCAACAGGTCGCGGCCCTCGATGAGCCGCATGTCGACGTAGAGCCGGCCGTCGATCTCGCCGTAACTGTGGATGGGCACCACGTGCGGATCGTTGAGGCTCGCCGCGATGCGCGCCTCCCGGCGGAATCGTTGCTGAAACACCTGATCCTGCGCCAAGTTCGGCGGCAGCACCTTCAGGGCGACGACCCGATCGGTGGCCGCGTCGTAGGCCCGGTAGACCTCGCCCATGCCGCCGCGCCCCAGAACGTCCAGCAATTGGTAATGCCCGAAAGAGTCTGACCCCACGCCACGACCTTAAGCGGTGGACCGCCCGCAGGTCGCGCGATTCCCACCAAACGGCGGCTGCGTTGCGCTGCTTGGCTTTAGTCGAGCAACAGCGACGTGATGGTGACCTCGGAGGCCGGGGCGCCATCCTCGCCGCCGCCCGCCACGCCGGCTTTGGCGATCTTGTCCAGCGTGGCCAGCCCGTCGGGCTGAATGGTGCCGAAGACGGTGTACTGCGGCGGCAGCTGGGAGTCCTTGTACACCATGAAGAACTGGCTGCCGTTGGTGCCGGGACCCGCGTTCGCCATCGCCAGGGTGCCGCGCGGGTAGAGGACGGGCTGCTGCGCCTTCGGGTCGTTCGGCGGGTACTGGTCGGTCGGGTACTCGTTGGCGAATTGGTAGCCCGGACCGCCGGTGCCGTCACCCTTGGGGTCACCGCATTGCAGCACGCCCAGGTCCTGCGATGTGGTCAGCCGGTGGCACTTGGTGTTGTCGAAGTACTTCTGGCCGATCAGGCTCGCGAAACTGTTTACCGTGCAGGGGGATTCGTTGTTGGCCAGCATGAGCCCGATGCGGCCCTGGTTGGTCACCATGCTGGCACTCACCTGGGCCGGGTCGGTCGGCACCTTGCCGGTGCGCGGCGGCTTGACCTGCTTGGCCGCCGGTTCCGGTGACGCCGGGTACTGGCAGTTGGCGCCAAGGTCGGCCGACGGCTTGAACGCCGGCAACGGCGGAACGGGCGGCGTCGGGCCGGCGGGCGCGGTGGTCTCCGGCGAGCTGCTGGGGGCCGAGGAGGTGGAGCTCGCGGCGCTGTTGCTCTTGTGCTCGTGCTTGGTGTTGATCACGGCGAGCACCACCGCGACGACCACGGCCACGGCCACGATCGAGCCGGCGGCGATCACCACGATCCGGCGCATCTTGGCTTGCTTCGCGCGGCGCTCCAGCTGCCGTTCGAGCTTGCGCTTGGCGTTGGCACGTCGTTGTTCATTGCTCGGCACGGCCGTATGCCTCCATGGTCGGTAAGTCGGGGGCCCGCAAAAGGCGTCGGTGGCCAGCTCAGGCTAATGTGGGCGCCGCGACCGGTGTCAAGTGGGGCCCGTGGGAAACTGGGAACCGTGTTGATCACCGGATTTCCCGCCGGCATGTTGCAGTGCAACTGCTATGTGCTGGCCGAGCGGCCTGGGACGGACGCCGTCATCGTGGATCCGGGGCAGCGCGTGATGGGCCCGTTGCGGCGCATTCTCGACGAGAACCGGCTGACCCCGGCCGCGGTGTTGCTCACCCACGGCCACATCGACCACATGTGGTCCGCCCAGAAGGTGTCCGACACCTACGGCTGCCCGACCTTCATCCACCCCGAGGACCGGTTCATGCTGAAAGACCCGATCTACGGCCTGGGCCCGCGGGTGGCCCAGCTGGTGACCGGTGCCTTCTTCCGCGAGCCCAAGCAGGTCGTCGAGCTGGACCGCGACGGCGACAAGATCGATCTGGGCAGCGTGACCGTCAACGTCGATCACACCCCCGGGCACACGCGCGGGTCGGTGGTCTTCCGGGTTGCCGGAGACAAAGAGGTGG includes:
- a CDS encoding peptidylprolyl isomerase yields the protein MPSNEQRRANAKRKLERQLERRAKQAKMRRIVVIAAGSIVAVAVVVAVVLAVINTKHEHKSNSAASSTSSAPSSSPETTAPAGPTPPVPPLPAFKPSADLGANCQYPASPEPAAKQVKPPRTGKVPTDPAQVSASMVTNQGRIGLMLANNESPCTVNSFASLIGQKYFDNTKCHRLTTSQDLGVLQCGDPKGDGTGGPGYQFANEYPTDQYPPNDPKAQQPVLYPRGTLAMANAGPGTNGSQFFMVYKDSQLPPQYTVFGTIQPDGLATLDKIAKAGVAGGGEDGAPASEVTITSLLLD
- a CDS encoding ABC transporter substrate-binding protein, with product MAARYRLAGGAIGLAAMLVAAVTLTACSGSAASQVDYVVDGPLVTYNTNTVVGAASAGAQAFARTLAGFSYHGPDGQSVADRDFGTVAVVSGSPLVLDYQIADNAVYSDGKPVTCDDLVLTWAAQSGRYPDFNAATQAGYLDIANVECLPGQKKARVSFIPDRGVVDYNQLFTATSLMPSHVIADQLHVDVTAALLSSNTQLVQQIARLWNTIWDLKPGLDLKNFPSSGPYKIERILDGGAVVLVANDRWWGPRAVTKRITVWPQGPDIQDRVNNRSVDVVDVAAGSSGTLTTPDNYVRADSPSAGIEQLIFAPQGPLSQPKARRALALCTPRDTLARDAGVPIANSRLNPAADDPATAGDGAAEAAQFARADPGAARDALGGAPMTVRIGYHGPNARLAVNVGVIAKSCAAAGITVANVALDTSGPQALRDGKIDVLLASTGGAAGSGSTGSSAMDAYDLHSGNGNNLSGYTNPQVDGAIGALAVSADPAERVRLLGDAAPILWGDMPTLPLYRQQRTLLMSKKMYAVSKNPTRWGAGWNMDRWALVQ
- a CDS encoding adenine phosphoribosyltransferase translates to MGAGSVTGVGGSASVANVIASLLREVSDFPKPGVQFKDLTPVFADPRGLMAVTDALAEIASGADLVAGIDSRGFLAAAAVADRLRTGVLAIRKGGKLPPPVHAEHYDLEYGSATLEIPADGIDLRGRHVVIIDDVLATGGTLAAAARLLERSGARVIAAAVILELTALGGRQAVADLPVHSLSRV
- the secF gene encoding protein translocase subunit SecF; this encodes MASKGKAQTDAAEITEAGAVEPAAETGAAQPHHSFLARLYTGTGAFEVIGRRRLWYGISGAIVAVALVSIVLRGFTFGIDFNGGTTVSMPTAGSSGTVTTATVSDVFRKAIGRDPESVVIVGNGASATVQIRSETLSNDQTSKLRNALFDAFQPKGADGKPSKQAISDAAVSETWGDQITDKALIALVVFLALVSLYITVRYERYMAVSALTTMVFDLTVTAGVYSLVGFEVTPATVIGLLTILGFSLYDTVIVFDKVEENTHGFQHTTRRTFAEQANLAINQTFMRSINTSLIGVLPVLALMVVAVWLLGVGTLKDLALVQLVGILVGTYSSIFFATPLLVTLRERTELVRTHTRRVTRRRKGGAEPAEEAKPTEDGPASPETAASASATPDKPAPNKPAPGARPVRPTGSRRPSGKRNAGRR
- a CDS encoding RelA/SpoT family protein, with protein sequence MADEKSAAQALDAPTDAGDALLVGEPVTAQAEPPEPPTEALKVPSSASRRVRARLARRMTAQRTTLNPVLEPLVAVHREFYPKANLSLLQRAYEVADQRHATQLRHSGDPYITHPLAVANILAELGMDTTTLVAALLHDTIEDTGYTLEALSEEFGEEVGHLVDGVTKLDRVVLGTAAEGETIRKMITAMARDPRVLVIKVADRLHNMRTMRFLPPEKQARKARETLEVIAPLAHRLGMASVKWELEDLSFAILHPKKYEEIVRLVAGRAPSRDTYLAKVRAEIINTLNASKIKATVEGRPKHYWSIYQKMIVKGRDFDDIHDLVGIRILCDEIRDCYAAVGVVHSLWQPMAGRFKDYIAQPRYGVYQSLHTTVVGPEGKPLEIQIRTRDMHRTAEYGIAAHWRYKEAKGRNGVPHPHAAAEIDDMAWMRQLLDWQREAADPGEFLESLRYDLAVQEIFVFTPKGDVITLPTGSTPVDFAYAVHTEVGHRCIGARVNGRLVALERKLENGEVVEVFTSKAPNAGPSRDWQQFVVSPRAKAKIRQWFAKERREEALETGKEAMAREVRRGGLPLQRLVNGESMAAVARELHYADVSALYTAIGEGHVSARHVVQRLLAELGGIDQAEEDLAERSTPTTMLRRPRSSDDVGVSVPGAPGVLSKLAKCCTPVPGDAIMGFVTRGGGVSVHRTDCTNAASLQQQSERIIEVHWAPSPSSVFLVAIQVEALDRHRLLSDVTRVLADEKVNILSASVTTSNDRVAISRFTFEMGDPKHLGHLLNVVRNVEGVFDVYRVTSAA
- the secD gene encoding protein translocase subunit SecD, coding for MASSSAPVHPARYLSVFLLLLVGVYLLVFLTGDKHAAPKLGIDLQGGTRVTLTARTPDGSRPSRDALAQAQQIISARVNGLGVSGSEVVVDGDNLVITVPGNDGNEARNLGQTARLYIRPVLNSMPAQAVQPKPAPPAQAPPPGPAPSGQPAPGQAPPPGQAPPPAGQPAPAQPAPPGGRPPAQPRPYPQDPPPPPPSPAPPPAPAGNAPPADVPPAEQPAPADPRKELAERIADEKKWRQSTRQGVQFLALQFQATRCDKEDILAGNDDPKLPLVTCSTDHKVAYLLAPSIISGDQIQDATSGMNQRGIGYVVDVQFKPAAANTWADFTAAHIGTQTAFTLDSQVVSAPMIQEAIPGGRTQITGGDPPFTAATAKQLANVLKYGSLPLSFESSEAQTVSATLGLTSLRAGLIAGAIGLVLVLLYSLLYYRVLGLLTALSLTASGAMIFAILVILGRQINYTLDLAGIAGLIIGIGTTADSFVVFFERIKDEIREGRSFRSAVPRGWVRARKTIVSGNAVTFLAAAVLYALAIGQVRGFAFTLGLTTILDVVVVFLVTWPLVYLASKSPTLAKPAYNGLGAVQQVARERRASAQVKTGRG
- a CDS encoding protein kinase domain-containing protein, with translation MGEVYRAYDAATDRVVALKVLPPNLAQDQVFQQRFRREARIAASLNDPHVVPIHSYGEIDGRLYVDMRLIEGRDLLQYIEENGGRLSPERAVAVIEQVAAALDSAHQVGLIHRDIKPKNILVTDARDFVYLIDFGIARTMADTSLTQTGHTMGTVAYMAPERFRGATDHRADVYSLACVLHECLTGKRPYAGDSLEEQLNAHLNTPPPRPSTTSAGVPPALDAVVARGMAKDPDHRYQSAMELAEAARAAVAVPAAAAAPGPPPPPPTAPPPTQDFPSTNASPDPRPPYHPPTHSRRLLLGIVGASALALAAVVALVIALVTQNDGTTNSAASSTPTRARVPGRLGSNPGPTAQAMATVPPLPAFAPPADLGADCEYPSAPDTVVKPVSPPRSGRVSTDPPQIPATISTNFGDIGVQLTNSESPCTVNSFVSLAKQQFFDNTQCARLIDSTDGGSLLCGGPESDGSGGPGYQFADEYPTNQYPAGDPALRATVMYPRGTVIMATDGPNTNGSQFSLIFRDSELAPQSTVFGTINEAGLAVLDKIAQAGIAGNRQSGAPTNPVTVTSVRVG
- the yajC gene encoding preprotein translocase subunit YajC, yielding MESLILFLPFLLIMGGFMYFASRRQKRAMQATIDLHESLRAGDRVHTTSGLQATVVAITDDTVDLEIAPGVVTTWMKLAIRDRVLPEDDEDLADGDDSDDVAEFDEGRLPKDS